The sequence aaatcaatccacAACTTAGCCAAATAGGGTTCCCTGGGTCTACCCTGTCCAATGTCAGCCCGACAAGAGGTGGAGCATGTTGGTAACAATTTCAGAAAGGACACTGATGGGACAAAGGTTACAAGAAACATTCCCTAAGCACTCCCAGTCTATAGAAAAGGCTGACAAATCTTGTAGGCTTTGTTTGTTCAAACTCATTTGGAGATCTAATCTAGCGTATCTCAATCAGGTATAATTTTGCCCCTCAGGGGGATATATGACAATGTCTGGAGagatttttggttgtcataactgggtGGGAGAGGTGCTACTGGCAgctggtgggcagaggccagagatgctgctcaacaatgcacaggacagtccccacaacaagcacccagcccaaaatgtcaatagtgccctGGAAGAGAAACCCTCACTTAATTTCATGATGAGTCAATTACTTTTAAATCCTTGGATTTATATAACCCAGGAGCCTGTTCGATAAGAGTAATTTCAACTCTGTCCATACTGCTCCAAGCAGTAGAGCACGCCTCAAACCAGAACCACAGAcgtgggctggccccaggcccatCCCGGGCAAACCTACACCCAGACAGCAGTCCAGGCCTTTCCACGCCCAGAGGTGGGCAAACCTGAGGCAGGCAGCGAGATGACCTTCTCAAAGGCCCAGGTCTTAGGCAATGAATTGTACTTTCAATGGGCTGCGTATTAAGTTTTATCCTTAAATAACTAATCAAAGCTTTCTTAAAGTGCACTGTTTCTTAAAATACTAGCCAGTAAAGTTTATCAGAAAGACTCCCATAAGGAATGGAAGTGTCTTTTCAcataaggaaatataaaaaaaagtctACAACAGGAAACGGCTGCTAACCACATACATTGCTGGTATGTGCTAACTAAAATTCAAAGCATGTACACATCTGCCACGTGTCAATGCCACCCTTTTTCCCACACGGCCCCTCCAAGCTCGGTGGCCCAACGCTAGCACTATCACCTAATTTCCAGGCTCTAACTAGCGCTCCAAGAAAGGGTCAGCTTTCTCTGAAAGTCTTACTCTGAAAATACTTCAGGAAAGTTGTGTTTTAAATATGTTTGGGCCTTTACGACCACAACCCACAGGTCTCTTCCTAAAAGGAGAGCCTGAAAAGGCAGTGGATTCTTTCCCATCTTCATCACATAAAGGGAAAACAATTAAATGGAAACTATCCAAATATCTATCACCCAGAGACAACTACTCCTAGTATTTTGATGTATAACCTTCTAGAAGTTTCCTAGATAAGTATATTcaaataagctttttaaaaataaaaacggGACCATACTCTGCATACTGTTTTATGGCCTGCTCTTTTCATATAGCAATGGACTTATTGTTCTATGTCAATAAATCCACTGCCACACCACCATTTTTCCAGCAGCCTAATATCCAATTATATAGTTGTaccctttgatttttttaacaacATCCTCTCCTGTCGCACTTTTGATTGTCTTCAGTATCTGGTTACAACCCTGGAAGGACCACCTTTGTACCTAAATCCTTTCCACAGTTGccttattatttccttagaataaatttgCCGAAGTGGAACTGTTAGCTGTTTTTACTGTTTTGGTTTCACACTGCCAAACTTCCCTCCTTCAAGTATGACAACTCATTCCGTCACCAGCAGCCCATGAAAGCTGTTCCTCCACCCAGAAGGAAGTGCAGACCTGCTCCATGACATCCACTCCCAGCAGAGGAAGGGAGCTACCCTCAGTCTCAGCACTAGGACCCTGAGGATGCTCCGAATGGCAATATTCTGCCAACACAGCCTGATCCCTTAATTAGTCTTGAATTGTGAACCAACAACTCAATCCTAGTGTATGCCAGGTGTCAGACGTTTCTATTCTATCCCCATCTATTTGGATAGAAACCTGGCTTCAACACCTACAGGATGTTTTTGCTAAACAAAATGCCTTGTGGTGGAGGAAACCTCTCTGTGGCCACAGTTAGTCTAATGTAACACAGATCTGTCAACGAACATGCTTCTGCCCACACTCCATCCCCACCAGGGTGATGTTCCTCCATTTTCTAACCTCAGGGTCAAACTCCATCCCACCTCTCCTCAAAGATGAGGTCTACAGTGGTTTGCTGCCTCGAGTTTTGGCAGTTGAGGGCCtgcaggaaaaggagaaaacccAAGAGGAACTTACATAGTAGTGAAAATGCAAGAAGTGGGCCAGCACCCTGGGGGCCACGCCCGGGAAGGCGGCCAGGAGCGTCTGCAGGTAGACCTCCAGATCCTTCTCCCGCTTCTCCACCAAGCTTCTTGAGTTTTTCCCAATTATCTTTTTGGGCGGAAGGAGATTCTTATCAATCTTTCTCTCTGCCACGAGCTATAAGAAAACATAAGCTTGTCAATCAAGAGTTCCGTGAGTGCGCAAGACAAGGCAAGGAGCCCAAGGGCAGGCGCTTGTCCCAACTTCCACCGGCCCTCCTGGCAGAAGAAACCAGGATTAGGGCTCAAACTAGTGCACCTGGGATTTGGTCTCATCAAGTGCAATTAGTATTAGAAATACCAATACAATTCCATCTGCAGACTTTGCAGACATTCAGATAAGTAATACCTCCAGGCCCCTAAAATTAGCATCCTTTCCAAATCAGAATGAAAACCAATCAGGGTGGTGGCCTGTCTTTAAAACTTCATGCTGCAAATGACCCAGAGAAAGGGAACTCTCTGCACaagctaagaaagaaatggaatccCAGCCAGATATTCAAGTAGAGGCTCTGGAATAGTCAGGTGGAACAAGTTCAAACCTGTTCCCTCTCTAGGAAACTGTCCCAGCATCTCCCACCGGAGCTGGGACTGGCAATCTTAAAACTGAAGTTCAAAAATGCTCCTCGCACATCATCTCATGCTAGGGGTGAACTCCCAGGATCCACCGGGTTTTTTGCCAATTACATTAATAAACTGGTTTCTTAAAGAACATGAGGCATTGCTCTAAAACTAGTGTGTGGCACAATGGGACCCTGACCTAAAAGCTACCAAGCCCCGAGACAAGGGTCCCCGGCTCTCAAGGGTTACCTTTTCATGCAGGTCATGGAAATCACTGTAGCGGTGCTTGACCGTCCACTCATGGCTGCCATCCGTGACCTGGATGATGTAAACCTAAAAGGGAAAACCGACAGCCCTTGCCCACTGAGCAACAAGGAGAGCCCCGGCCCTTGTTGCAGGACTAAGTTGGGCTGCCCTTGTCCCCCAGCCGCTGCACCTGACACCGGCTGAGGAGCAGGCCCCGGCTCAGCAACCTCCACGGCCCTAGCACTGGATCTGGCAGGCACATGGGATAAGTCTGTGGCTTTATCCCACTTCGAGGAGGAAAAGGTGACTATCATAGTATGCCATCTCTAGTTTTTTACCTCCAGCCTCCAGGCAACTCAAAGCCCAATCCAACCTGAGCTGCAGGCAAGGCCACTCCTTCCAAAGGAGGCAGAAGAGGGCCAGGTCTGGCAGGACCAGCTTCTCTGCTGtattctccctcccacccccccccccagccccccaccggCCCTGACAATATCCTGGAAGCAAGTCCTTTTCCAAACCTTTAAGCTGGTTTGTGGCTATCAATTCTGCTGTTGAGCCAGGAGTTAAGGTACTAACAAGCTGATGGGAGGGTGGGGGAAAGGCAGTGATGGACAAGCAAGCCCCAAAAGAAGACAATGTGGCTCGGCACTTAAGGGAATGGGTCTTGGAGTCAAGGAAGACCTGGGTTTAAAACCTGGTCCTGCCATTTCCTGGCTGTGGCTTATGTATGAGTCACTTAGGTAACTGACTGGGAGCCTCAGTTCTTCCATCTTAAAATCTGGTAGTTTCAAAATCAAATAGGGTAATGCACACAAAATGCTTTGTACTGGGCCTGACACGCAGCCAATGTTCAGGAAAAGCTAGGTGTGTTAGTAATATTCAACTCAGCACACCCGGAGACAAAACAGTAGCGTGGACCTGGATTGCCACATCCCCCACACCCATTCAGAGAAGGGGCTCAGCCCTGGGGAATGAGAGGAGCTTTTGAGAGCTGCCCCTCCAGCTGAATGcagcccggggggggggggacgaCGGTCAGCTCCAGCTCAGAGACCTCAACTCTCATCTGGAGGAGGCACCCTGGTCCTAGTATCCCGCCCCTCTCTGCAGCAcgcagggaagggggaggagaaaatAACCCAGCTGAAGCCTCCACTGAGGAGCAGCCATTTCTCCAGGGCCGGCCTGTTGCTCCAGgatccgcccccagcccctcttcccAGTCTAGCagcttctctccccctcccccagcccaggaaagaagaaagccagAGGAATGACCCTCAGGAGGAGGGTTAGGATGAGCACGGAGGGGGAGGAGCGAACATAGGGCCAAAGCCCCCCACTTACTCCCCAGCCTCCGGGAACAAAGGACAGGAGGCTGGGAGGTGCTCAGTacgcccccaccccagggccagtCCCTGCCAAGCAGTCTACCAGGCCCAGAGCCTGGCGTCCAACCCCATCCAGACCAGGAGGGCCTCCTCCTACATCACAGTCTGGAACTCCCCCCGTTTTCTGTCCTCCATCTCCCTCGAAGCCTTGAAGTGTGTGTGGGCGGCTGCTGCCCCAACTGGCCCCCACAGCCCAAGCCCCTAAGGTTCCTGGATCTCGCACTTTCAGCCCTGAGCCACCGCCTCAATTCCGCCGTGGCCGggctccacccctcccccattctTGTCTCCGCTTGACCCCCAGGACCTCGGGGCCCCAGATCCCTCTCTCACTTCTAGAGCAAATTTCAGCGGCGACCCCAGGCCCCCAGATCAAGGCTTGCAGGGCTCTGACCCTTTCCCCACGATTCTATCCATCAGAGACACCCCTCCCTAGTCCCCCTCCTCCTGGACCCCCTGTCACGTCCTCCGAGGCTGGCGCCCCTCCAGGCCTAGAGAGGATGTAGAGGAACCTCCGCCTCATCTGGACATCCCTCCTCTCCAGACCCCATTTATCCCCAGATCCTCGCCTCCAACCCTAGCCTCCTTTCCTGAACGCGTACCCCTGCTCCGAGCTCCCTCCCTGGACCCCACCCCAGGACCCTCTTCCCGGACTGCGGAGCCCAGACCCTTCCCCAGATTCCCCGATCCCAGGCCCCCTCCTCCCGATCGCGGGGTCCagaccccctccccaacccctagACCCGGACTCCGGTTCCAGCCGCCAGCCCCGGCTCCGACGCCCGCGACCCCGGCACACCGTATACGTGTCCACCAGCTCAGAGCCCACAACGCGCGCCTCCTTGGCCGGCTCTGCCTCCCGCTCCGGCCCGAAGctgcgcgccgccgccgccgccatgtTCCgggctccgccgccgccgcccggcgcAGACTAGCAGCAGCAGGGGGCGGGGTCAGCGTCCCAccgccccccggcccccgcccgcgcccgcgcccgcgccccggcccgcgcccgcgcccgcgccggCCTCTCGCCCCGCCGCCTTCCCGAGCCCTCGCCCCGCCCCTCGCGCGCGGTTGACAGCAGGCGCTGACGGCGCGCGTGCGCAGGCCGTGTGGGCCTTTTCGTTTGCGCAATCTGTGGCGCCGCCGCGCTCCTGGCAGccgggagaaactgaggcacggggagCGGGCAGCTCTGGGCATTGCCGCTCCGAAGGTCCCGCGCCTCCTGGGCTGCCCGAAGGAAGTCACTGCTCcgcctggcctcagtttccctctccagAAAAGGGAGGCAGTAATCGCGCCTCACCTGGTTCTTGGGCTCATTCCCTCTAGGGTCCGAGAGGGTCGAAGGAGAAGATGTGAGCTGTGCTTAGAGCGCGAGCAGGGACAGAGTAACTCTGGGCCACTTCTTAACCTCTCCAAGATTCAGAGATCTCCTGTCACGTGGGCTGCTGGAGAATTAAGTGGGTTAATGCATGCAGTGCCCTCATGCAAGGCAGTGAGCTCGTGTGGTTATCGAGAGGGGGCCCTGTAGGAAGGGAAAGGTGTAGGTGGAAGGAAGGGATATGTGCTGGCCATTGGGCACAAGAGGAGGGGGCGACAGACTGGCCCTGGACGCAGGAACTACAGTGCTGGAATGGGGAAAGCCCAGGCACAGAAATGGAGCCCTAATCCAGGGAAAGGTCCAGACCTAGAAGAGGGAGGTGGTAGCTGGAGGGGGAGAGTCTGGCACAGATGGGGCATCTGTAAGTGTGTTTGTTGGATGACTGACTGAGTGCAGCTAACCCAAGCCCAGAGCTAGTGCTGCTCTCCCTGGGGAGATGAGAAGTCTGGGGCATGGCTCCTCTGGCACTCCTGGCTGAAGGGCTCCAGACCACAGCACTGTACTCAGCTTGGCATTCGAGGCTTCTTTTGGCAGGTCCCTACACTCTCAGCCTCTCCTTGCGTACTGCTGCCCCCGACTCCAGAGAGGTTTAACTTAAGGCAGGGGCTGCCAAGCCACCcagactttgagcaagtcaccACCCCTCCaggagcctcggtttccttatctggaaagtgGGAGTAATATTGCCCACCTCCCTGATTGGATGGGCCTACTACTTTGCAGCTCCTGTCCTGTCCTGGGCTCATGTTCTCACTCATTCAAGAAACCTTTCCAGAGAGTTCCctgggggccttgggggacagagagaaagagacctggTCTTTGCAGCCCTTCAtctgctccctgccctgggcagagGACACAGGGACTCAGGCCAGCCTGAGAtcaccagggctgggggagggagtggaggatACTGCATGCAGGGGTGGGCTGGGCCGGGAATGCAGTGGGGCAGGGCTATTTAAGCCCAGGGCCGGCTGGCAACCCCAGCAGCCTTCCCTGTGAACTGCCAGCATGGATGACATCTACAAGGCTGCGGTGAGGGACGGccctgggaagggctggggtgggtgggccCACTGGGGACTCACTCAGTGAAGGATAAATTCACCCCAGGGATGTGGTGGGGACCAGGCCCTCAAGGGGGAGCTGGGTCTGGTGTTCCAGGATGTGGAAGGGGTGAGGGGTCCAGGGTCTGGAGAGGAGCTCACAGCTTTTAGCCTTTCCCCTGTCTCCAAGGGCCTGTAGTCTGTGTCTGCGCCACATCTCTCTGTATTTGTGTCTCTGATCTGTAGATCTTTGCCTTTCTCagcctctttccatctctttgttccTCCCATGCTGTCTCTCTTAGTCTCCGTTGCTGTCTCCCTGTCACCACCTCTCATAACTCCCcctcacattctgcttctcacaCACTCACAGCCCCTTGGCTGTTTGAGGATGCCGTGGGGGGTGGGCCCGGGCTTGTGAGGAGGAGCTGCAGAGCTGGAGTcctgagctggggagggggctttgAAGTCTGTGGCAGTCAGGGAAAGACTGGGCATGAGGAAGAGCCGGGAAGAAGGAACAGTGACGGGGGGCTGCAGCCCCCATCCCGCCTGGCAGGCTCAGGGCTCAGTGGCTTAGCAGGGGGTGAGAGATAGAGGGTGGTCACCCCAAGTCCCTACAGCCTCCTGGGATCACTGATGGGCTTCAGGTGCTATTTCATCCCAGAGGGGGGTcctgacctccccccaccccagagacAAGGACATCTAGCATAGACAGCTGTCCTCAAGGGaacccctccctcagccccatgAGTGCGCCCCCTCTCCTGGGCAGGGAAGGGCTACAGCTGGCTCTGGGGGCACCCCTGCCTATCCTGTAGGAGTCCAcggagctgggggcgggggtgggagccCTCCACCCTGTGCCCATACAAGGCCTGGCGGGGCTGGGGACTAATTTTGGCTCCTGAGGCACCAGCAGGCCAGGGGGCCAGATAACACTGCCCCACCCCCTGCATGCCAGAATCCCCAGAACAATCACCAGGTTTAACTTTGTCCCCCGTTAAAAATAGCCCAGTGGCCACCCCGGTCAGGTTACAGTGAGTGGCTTTGACCACCCCCACATTGGTTTCATTGTCCCAACCTGAGGGACAGCTGTCCCTCAGGCCACCCAGCTTGGGTTTCAGCATGGGGGCCAAAAGGGCATGGAGTGGTCATTGACTATTGTTATTCAGGGTCACCTTAGCCCTGGAGAGGGTGCCCACCTGTCACCCTGGCCCTGCGCCCAGCCTCAGTGAGGCCGACTGGGTCACCTTAGGGctttgggggctgggagggaggactGAGGCCTCCGTTTTGTGACCTGGAAATGGCTTGACTCTTCCTGGCTTCCATCTTCCCACCTGTAGAATGGGTTGGTTTCCTTGACAGCAACTAAGGCCTGAGTCTGAGTCCTGAgacttcttttcctctctagGTAGAGCAGCTGACAGAAGAGCAGAAAAATGGTGAGTGCCCCAACACACATGTTGGAGGACAGCAGGGCTGGGCTAGGGGAGCATGAGCACCCCAGGCTGGAGGTCAGGGGCTGGGGTCCCTCTCGCTGTGATCTCAGAGGCCTTAGAGGGAATTGGGCAGGTTGGCAGGTGGTCCCAGGAATCTGGCTTTTTGGGGTCCTGGCTGCTGAGCCCTGGCCACTCTGCCTCCTCCCCCGTTGGACACAGAGTTCAAGGCAGCCTTTGACATCTTCGTGCTGGGCGCCGAGGACGGCTGCATCAGCACCAAGGAGCTGGGCAAGGTGATGAGGATGCTGGGCCAGAACCCCACACCTGAGGAGCTGCAGGAGATGATTGACGAGGTGGATGAGGACGGTGAGCCCCTCTACTCCCCCAGGCCCCAGACCCATAGCACCTGCAGCTTGCTGGGAAcctgaatcctggttctgccacttattcCTCTGTGCCCTTGAAGGAGCTGTttagtctctctgagccttagtcagctcatctacaaaatgggcatAATGACCACACTGACTTCACGGAGTTGGGGTGAGGATGCGGTGAGAACACCAGGGTCTAGCGTCAAGGGCAGTGCTGGCCTGACCATCCCTCTCTAATGGCTGTACCACCTACCTCCAGGCAGCGGCACAGTGGACTTCGATGAGTTCCTGGTCATGATGGTTCGGTGCATGAAGGATGACAGCAAAGGGAAGTCTGAGGAAGAGCTGTCTGACCTCTTTCGCATGTTTGACAAGTGAGTGTGTGACCCTTGACCTCTGACCCTGACCCTAgcagagctgaggaaagagggacaGTCTTGTGACCTCAAGGCCTCGGTCTCCTGTTCTGTACAATGAAGGAGCGGGATGCCCCATCTCCTAGTGGCCCTGCTCTGCCTTCCAGGGTTGTGGATGGGgctgcctcttcccctcccctggcccccaccGTGGGCTCTGAGGCCCCCCTCAATCCTCCCTCTgcccacgccccccccccccccagaaacGCTGATGGCTACATCGACCTGGAGGAGCTGAAGATAATGCTTCAGGCTACCGGTGAGACCATCACGGAGGACGACATTGAGGAGCTCATGAAGGATGGTGACAAGAACAACGATGGCCGCATCGACTATGATGGTGAGCTATGGGTGCGCTAGATCTTGTGCTGCCCATGTCCCGCCCAGCCTCCACCTCTGACCTATGCCTGCTCCTCTCTCCACAGAGTTCCTGGAGTTCATGAAGGGGGTGGAGTAGACGTTGACCCTTGCCCACAGCTGCCAATGCCACCTTCCAACTTcagctgggccctggggtgggggcagggggccggGGTCCCCAGGATGTGAGCCTGGGCGTGTCCTTGACCGTGGGCCCTCCATGACTGTCTCCCCCAGCCCTTGTCCCAGGGAATGCAAATAAAGCCCTGCTCCCTGGAGGCCTGGCATCTGGCTCTCATTCCCAGGGGCTGTGGCCTCTTCACCAGGGACCACCCTGCCCTCATGACCGTTTCCTTCCCCATCCCAGAGCCCGTGCTCCAGCCACCCTTGCACACCACCTTCGGCAGGAGGGCTCACATTAGATCAGAGACTACCACACTCCACACCCCATTGGCTCCTTTTCTGTGACTGCTGATGCCCAGGCCCCATCTCCAGCGATTCAGCATCTGGAGTCTGTGgtagcccaggaatctgcatttaacaGGTTCCTGGGGGCCATGACTTTGGTTGGCCAGGTGGCAGCCAGGGGGTCCTGCCCTTGGAGAGCAGCAGCTGCAGTGCCTGGCTAGGCCCTGGGTGCCACTTGGCACAGCAGCCCCTGTTCCTTGTCAGCTCTGGCTGGGGAGAAGCCGGGCACTGTCAGGGCCTGCGGCTCTAGTCCATCTGCTCGCTGACTTGGATTTCCTGCTGCCAACATTGACTCCCACTGACCGCGGGGCATGTTGTCTACTGTTCTCCCCTCACCTATTTGACCAGTGAGGaccctggggctcagagaggggcaggggccTGTCAAGGTCATCTGGTGAGTCTGGAGGAGAGCCAAGCCACTGGCTCCCAGCCAAGGGCTCTGTCTGATGGACCAGGTCCAGACAGGAGTAATTTGCAGTTACTGTGAACCCTAGAGGCTCGAGGaaccccctctgcctccctcacaAAGAATGGAGGCACGAGGCCCGGTGGCTCTCAGCTTACTTGGGGTGCCCAGGCCAGAGCTGCAGCCAGGACTGTGACACTGGCCTTGGGGAGAGGGTGCTGCAAGGAAGTGGAGTTGGACAGCTGCCACAGAGTGTCAGCAGCTGTCCTCGCTCCACCCAGCCACTCCACAGCCTCCCCACCTGTGCCCCAGCCTTGGCATTCCCCAGACAAGCCCAGCATTCCGGAGATGGTCTTAGAATTCTGGAGATGCCTCCAGTGGAGGCTGGAGCCAGCAGGAGCTGCCTGGTCCCTGGAGATACCTGGGGGGAGAGGAGATGGgtcccctcagccctgcccttggGAGCGGAGAATTCAAGGATCTACACATACACTCAGGAATTATGACATCTCAGGCGAGGAGGCAGGGCCACAGTGGGTGGCACCGCCAGCTAGGGCACACACCTACCATGTGCCCCACACAGACTGGATGCTGGGATACTTCAGAGGGAGGCCTGGTCCCTAATTTTGTGGGATTTACAGTCAACTCAGAAAGACAAGGAGGGAGATGTGTGCAGTGAGGAAACTAGTGCAGTGGAGGTGTGGTGGCCATGAGCTAGAG is a genomic window of Equus asinus isolate D_3611 breed Donkey chromosome 21, EquAss-T2T_v2, whole genome shotgun sequence containing:
- the TNNC1 gene encoding troponin C, slow skeletal and cardiac muscles: MDDIYKAAVEQLTEEQKNEFKAAFDIFVLGAEDGCISTKELGKVMRMLGQNPTPEELQEMIDEVDEDGSGTVDFDEFLVMMVRCMKDDSKGKSEEELSDLFRMFDKNADGYIDLEELKIMLQATGETITEDDIEELMKDGDKNNDGRIDYDEFLEFMKGVE